One Besnoitia besnoiti strain Bb-Ger1 chromosome VIII, whole genome shotgun sequence DNA segment encodes these proteins:
- a CDS encoding EF hand domain-containing protein (encoded by transcript BESB_081350): MGPKPQPIFRLGNSATEAEALLTPQEIASIRHEFSFLDLDGDGWLGAEDLRRSMRSDGIHVSKAEAETCIWAVDEDGDGRLSLADVALLYARAKRGLRRGEPQRLCNYLLFRLIDTDHDGRIKPDDVYSYLCHIMDKEAANTNMNRVFGVSTLESPATGKVTPVQWLTILDTAMWEKASPITDTHEVAHEADQNAFRPFHGYPLRLRRKVSSRLNVGKLRESMNVVPNGTALLPRDAYTRNSRFVQSSWTTEHTRNRPKFAVNP, from the coding sequence ATGGGTCCCAAGCCTCAGCCGATTTTTCGGTTGGGAAACAGCGCGACCGAAGCGGAGGCTTTGCTGACCCCACAGGAGATCGCGTCAATCCGTCACGAGTTTTCATTTTTGGATTTAGATGGCGACGGCTGGCTAGGCGCCGAGGACCTCCGTCGCAGCATGCGTTCAGACGGCATTCATGTGAGCAAAGCGGAAGCAGAAACATGCATTTGGGCGGTTGatgaagacggcgacgggcgcctgAGCCTGGCTGATGTCGCTTTGCTGTATGCGCGGGCGaagcgaggcctgcgcagaggcgagcccCAAAGGCTGTGCAACTATCTGCTTTTCCGCTTGATAGACACCGACCATGACGGGAGAATTAAACCAGACGACGTGTACTCGTACCTGTGCCACATCATGGACAAAGAAGCGGCGAACACAAATATGAATCGAGTCTTCGGGGTCTCCACACTCGAGTCTCCCGCCACAGGCAAAGTCACACCCGTGCAGTGGCTCACTATTCTCGACACGGCGATGTGGGAGAAGGCCTCGCCGATCACTGACACTCATGAAGTCGCCCACGAAGCGGACCAGAACGCCTTCAGGCCGTTCCATGGCTATCCACTGCGTTTGCGCCGCAAGGTCAGCAGTCGGCTGAATGTCGGAAAACTGCGGGAAAGCATGAACGTCGTGCCCAATGGAACTGCACTCCTTCCGCGAGACGCATACACCAGAAACAGCAGGTTCGTTCAGTCCAGCTGGACAACAGAACACACACGGAATCGACCCAAATTCGCGGTGAACCCGTAA
- a CDS encoding hypothetical protein (encoded by transcript BESB_081370), with translation MAAEAVPHGGEARLTVASECGEHFSFARQDSVPLFFPESSLCGGHPFPTASQCQASLFPASFQSRPPLSICASSSMPLESRRPSPSISAASAASASFAPRRLRRVASCACIRPVPSSSLHARPPDAPPSRGEGERFLSAASALPQTEGPRGVGASSVRPTAAPAAREGSTPPSDALSSFCLSPSLSSPSPAASCASPVSPSLAPSVCWSPAQVSSPTPPRPCAAPRPSPSYFAASAPSSAFASSAFAASVALCLEEATTAATPPGAAALQQRNGLETTLRRDAHASASLRLQGGQPGVAAREGARGVRPAEAAEPAKGPGDRESAVAAPQLNSRGEKETRSDAESPTTPRRSAVAVRFVTPTRSFDTSLSGSSSAVDSFGSSSSFATSSSLGSSSSASLASSFVASAASATLACSSSSASSALTPSPGELLRRLNGHLRFLSSLESSTLAALPSRGALTETSPVLTCAPARLGDSALRAERLRLARSAEAVAAATAPGSAPLPPPGSPWRSPSPLSTCSSLFPSSSLPSSLSSCSPSRAEATGVLSLPALSAPPALPDRRARGASVRGGTTAAAAAELQVPEEGEAASRASQIDRAAARSSGVFEQQCDEAERERRERGRGLLDTLEVDVAQGLFEAKPRRRSVESAAAREGSAQRAEVADAASQELLLTGALPQTPRGAAEEEARELGALSTGAERREGDRKETRSGAEPLESETEILEQLYVDFVARRTDQLTRLQAPPACANQARCGGEAWTPKLDAREEGEGADAKNEARRPTALEDTNNPIAREEAEVSTRSASPPHPLPVVAADDDAVPPFAALQTPEQPGASQARAQSPSLLPSAAARARPRPSLSLREERAAPLHGGQQEACRQARAGELHPRGAAAAPLACEASPSPPPRLSPTSLTGASLSGPRCALSSPAGVSSGSRLALQLGAPLPASCLLPAPSPARSPCPLPALLTSRRARSFQAKASDGWASKEDTRDVGSWKAAPVKLAACGEKATSAAQREARLSAAPPSTGAAEWLETHAEVRSLSPSTAWLARAPANPPAAHAPFVSAASAEGHPPLCAAHAARDQTPFPRPSSLARRRHVVLLTPLSASIPLPAFAACFHGCSALPARGPLAEALAPVAPVALRPASSGEDREGEKESDHTQERGARATQRATQAAKAVEAAEAQGAREERGRIEVRDDAEDSDPWTQRRGEEARRREAPFSPQTMREPDRAHLPPCAAAVAAAQDRPPHPPPLVPADAVAARSGGLRSPRGPCESGRASNQQQRTQCVCVSPDSAGAAAGSCACSLRSLPPRASSAAASPELSFRCGSRAGHQSPAAPSLCSQAAASSSPCLGGGPARCRPAVGRASLPACPWAEAPASLPSALPSSSLPSLGRKTASLGHPPLHLPLHLLPPCQLLSAGLGSPASSSAPREAAPRACPPASRREAFREPLAEPRGRAAAQRREMQAAPESEGGIDPRRSAAARPELMRGGAQPRREEAGVQRARRHQKATAAVWSALSEVAPPLPSLSPLDLLKKALLLAPPPTERPGTSHPFAALAPAEKRGLYAEAREESSCESLRSLWRDDDGRE, from the coding sequence ATGGCGGCCGAGGCGGTGCCGCAtgggggcgaggcgcgcctcacGGTGGCCTCTGAGTGCGGAGAGCATTTCTCTTTTGCTCGCCAAGACAGCGTGCCCCTGTTTTTCCCTGAGTCATCCCTCTGCGGAGGGCATCCTTTTCCGACAGCTTCCCAGTGTCAGGCCTCGCTTTTCCCAGCCTCTTTTCAATCTCGTCCGCCATTGTCGATttgcgcttcctcgtctATGCCTCTCGAgagccgccgcccttctccgtcgatctccgccgcctctgcggcctctgcgtcgttcgctcctcgccgcctgcgtcgggtCGCTTCCTGCGCCTGCATTCGCCCCGTGCCGAGTTCgtctctccacgcgcgcccACCCGACGccccgccttctcgcggcgaaggcgaacgttttctttctgctgcgtccgcgctgccgcagaccgAGGGCCCGCGTGGCGTTGGCGCTTCTTCCGTGCGGCCTACAGCCGCCCCTGCAGCACGCGAGGGTTCGACTCCGCCTTCAGAtgcgctctcttctttctgtttgtcgccttctctctcctcgccctccccagccgcctcctgcgcatCGCCcgtttcgccttcgctggcgccgtcCGTCTGCTGGTCGCCCGCGCAGGTCTCCAGTCCcacgccgcctcggccttgcgcggctccgcgcccttcCCCCTCTTATtttgctgcttctgcgccttcatCCGCCTTTGCCTCttcggcgttcgcggcgtctgtcgcgctGTGTCTCGAAGAGGCCacgaccgcggcgacgcctcccggcgccgcggcgctgcagcagagaaacgGACTCGAGACCACGCTGCgacgcgacgcgcatgcgtccgcctcgctgaGGCTCCAAGGGGGACAGCCGGgcgtcgcagcgcgcgaaggagctcGCGGGGTGCGGcctgcagaagccgcggagcccgccaAAGGGCCTGGCGACAGAGAaagcgcggtcgccgcgcctcaaCTCAATTCAAGAGgtgagaaggagacgcgcagcgacgccgagagcccCACGACGccccggcgcagcgccgtcgcagTGCGCTTTGTGACGCCAACGCGGAGCTTTGACACATCGTTGTCTGGGTCGTCGTCGGCTGTCGACTCCTTCGgatcttcttcttccttcgcgacttcttcgtctctcggctcttcttcgtcggcgtcgctggcgtcgtCCTTCGTggcttccgcggcgtctgcgacgcTCGCGTgttcctcgtcctccgcctcctcggctctCACGCCTTCCCctggcgagctgctgcggcgcctgaaCGGACAcctgcgcttcctctccaGTCTCGAATCCTCGACCCTCGCGGCTCtgccgagccgcggcgctctcacAGAGACAAGCCCCGTCCTCacctgcgcgcccgcgcgcctcggggACTCAGCGCTGCGTGCCGaacgcctgcggctcgccagaTCCGCCGAGGCCgtggcagcggcgacggcgccaggCTCTGCACCCCTGCCGCCACCAGGCAGCCCCTggcgctctccctctcctctctctacATGCTCGTCGCTCTtcccgtcgtcctcgctgccctcttcgctctcctcctgctcgccgtctcgcgcggaggcgacaggcgTCTTGTCGCTTccggcgctctccgcgccgcccgcgctgcccgacagaagggcgcgcggggcgagcgtgcgaggcggcacgaccgcagcggctgcggcggagcttcAGGTCcccgaggaaggcgaagccgcctcgcgcgcgagtcaAATcgaccgcgcggccgcgcgaagcAGTGGCGTCTTCGAGCAGCAGTGtgacgaagcggagagagagcggagagaacGGGGGCGAGGCCTCCTTGACACGCTGGAAGTCGATGTCGCGCAGGGACTCTTCGAGGCAAAGCCCCGACGCAGGTCGGTCGAGAGCGCAGCGGCacgcgagggcagcgcgcagcgcgcggaggtgGCCGACGCAGCGAGTCAAGAGCTACTCTTGACGGGTGCcttgccgcagacgccgcgcggagctgcagaggaggaggcacgcGAGCTGGGCGCGCTGAGCACCGGGGcggagcgacgcgaaggggacaggaaggagacgcgcagtgGGGCGGAGCCACTCGAGAGCGAGACCGAAATTCTTGAGCAACTATACGTGGACTTTGTCGCCCGCAGAACCGACCAGCTCACGCGCCTCCAGGCCCCGCCCGCTTGCGCGAACCAGGCGCgatgcggcggagaggcgtggACCCCGAAGCTGGACGCCCgtgaggagggagagggcgcggatGCGAAGAacgaagcgaggcgaccgaCGGCGCTCGAGGACACGAATAACCCTATCGcacgagaggaggcggaggtcTCCACGcgttctgcttctcctccgcaTCCCCTCCCCGTTGTCGCTGCTGACGACGACGCGGTCCCGCCCTTCGCGGCTCTCCAGACTCCAGAGCAGCCAGGCGCCTCGCAAGCTCGCGCGCAGTCTCCTTCTCTGTTGCcgtcggctgctgcgcgcgcccgccctcgccccagcctctctctccgagaagagagagctgcgccgctgcacggggggcagcaggaggcgtgcagacaggcccgcgcgggcgaaCTTCACCCGCGaggagcagccgcggcgccgctcgcgtgcgaggcctcgccctcgcctccccctcgcctgtctcctaCGTCGCTGACGGGGGCGTCTCTGTCTGGGCCTCGCTGTGCGCTGTCGTCTCCGGCGGGCGTCTCAAGCggctcgcggctggcgcTTCAGTTGGGCGCTCCTCTCCCCGCCAGCTGCCTTttgcctgcgccttctcccgcgcggtcgccctgcccgctgccggcgctgctgacgtctcgccgcgcacgGAGCTttcaggcgaaggcgagcgacggctgGGCGAGCAAGGAAGACACCCGCGACGTGGGGAGCTGGAAAGCGGCCCCCGTGAAGCtagctgcatgcggcgagaaggccacATCAGCGGctcagagagaggcgcggctttccgcggcgccgccctcgactGGAGCGGCTGAGTGGCTGGAGACTCACGCAGAGgttcgttctctctcgccgtcgacggcgtggctggctcgcgcgcctgcgaatccgcccgctgcacacgccccgttcgtctctgcggcctccgcagagggTCACCCGCCGCTTTGCGCGGCACATGCTGCCCGCGACCAGACGCCTTttcctcgcccttcttcgctcgcgcggcgccggcatgTTGTCCTCCTcacgccgctctccgcctccattCCTCTGCCCGCGTTTGCCGCCTGTTTTCATGGCtgctcggcgctgccggcgcgcgggcccctcgcagaggcgctcgcgcccgtcgcgcccgtcgccctccgccctgcgtcaagcggagaagacagagagggcgagaaagAGTCTGATCACacgcaggagagaggcgcgcgcgcgactcagcgtgcgacgcaggcagcgaaggctgtggaggcggcggaggcgcagggcgcgcgtgAAGAGCGAGGGAGGATTGAGGtgcgagacgacgcggaggacagcGATCCctggacgcagaggaggggcgaggaagcaagacggagagaggcgccttTTTCCCCGCAGACGATGAGGGAACCAGACAGGGCACATCTTCCACCTTGCGCAGCAGccgtggcggccgcgcaggacaGGCCGCCTCACCCACCGCCGCTCGTCCCAGcggacgcggtcgcggctcgctcgggcggccttcgctctcctcgcgggccGTGTGAATCCGGGAGAGCTTCAAATCAGCAGCAAAGAACCCagtgcgtgtgcgtctcccCAGACTCCGCAGGGGCTGCTGCGGGCTCATGCGCGTGCTCGCTGCGTTCTCTCCCGCCCCGCGCGTcatctgccgccgcgtcgcctgagTTGTCGTTCCGCTGTGGCTCTCGGGCAGGTCACcagtcgcctgccgccccctcgctctgcagccaggcagccgcttcctcgtctccctgcCTTGGGGGCGGTCCtgctcgctgtcgccctgcAGTCGGGCgggcctctctccctgcctgcccgtgggcggaggcgccggcgtcgctgccgtccGCGCTGCCCAGCTCGTCCCTTCCTTCTCTTGGGCGCAAAACAGCCTCGCTGGGTcatcctcctcttcatctccctcttcatcttcttcctccttgtCAGCTTTTGTCTGCCGGTCTCGGCTCTcctgcctcgtcctctgctCCGCGTGAGGCTGCACCTCGCGCGTgcccgcccgcgtcgcggcgcgaggcctttCGCGAGCCCCTGGCGGAgccgcgagggagggcggcggcgcagaggcgtgaGATGCAGGCTGCGCCAGAGAGCGAAGGTGGAATCgacccgcggcgctctgcggcggcgcgacctgAGTTgatgcgaggcggcgcacagccgcggcgagaagaggcgggCGTTCAGCGTGCGCGGCGTCATCAGAAAGCCACGGCGGCCGTCTGGTCTGCTCTCTCCGAGGTCGCACCGCCTCTTCCaagtctctcgcctctcgatCTGCTGAAGAAagctctgcttctcgcgccgccgcccacggaAAGGCCAGGGACGTCGCATCcgttcgccgctctcgctccagctgagaagagaggcctctatgcggaagcgcgagaggaaagCAGCTGCGAGAGTCTACGGAGCCTTTGGCGCGACGACGATGGCAGAGAGTGA
- a CDS encoding glutaredoxin domain-containing protein (encoded by transcript BESB_081360): MAIEIKTLTKSDEVTAFRKQPGKHALLFWQASHGLSQQMKEVFDNFREDFPTVALGTVDVTNERCLAHACSVTEAPTTLFYEDGEFLGRLVGAHPPMATEAMTCWVDSGREALQRVLMDMQPGEQPARPHAELSLPERLRQLINSHPVMVFMKGKREAPFCRFSKQLMAIFAAEGLVLFGTFDVFDDEQVREGLKTYSNWPTYPQVYVKGELIGGVDIIRALCEDGTFADVFPKEAFA; the protein is encoded by the exons ATGGCGATAGAAATCAAAACCTTGACCAAGTCCGACGAGGTCACGGCCTTCCGCAAGCAGCCGGGGAAGCACGCGCTGCTCTTCTGGCAGGCCAGCCACGGCCTTTCGCAGCAAATGAAGGAAGTATTCGACAACTTCAGAGAG GACTTTCCCACTGTCGCCCTCGGCACCGTCGACGTGACGAACGAGAGGTGCTTGgcgcacgcctgcagcgtcACCGAAGCGCCCACGACGCTCTTTTACGAG GATGGGGAGTTCCTCGGCCGCCTGGTCGGCGCCCACCCTCCAATGGCCACTGAGGCCATGACCTGCTGGGTGGATTCgggacgcgaggcgctccagcgcgtgCTAATGGACATGCAGCCTGGGGAGCAGCCCGCG CGGCCGCACGCGGAGCTGTCGCTGcccgagcgcctgcgccagctgATCAACAGCCACCCCGTGATGGTATTCATGAAGGGCAAGCGAGAAGCGCCATTTTGCCGCTTCAGCAAGCAACTCATGGCGAttttcgccgcggagggcctgGTGCTCTTTGGCACGTTCGACGTCTTCGACGACGAACAAGTCCGCGAGGGACTCAAAACGTACTCCAACTGGCCAACCTATCCGCAGGTCTACGTCAAG ggCGAGTTGATCGGTGGCGTAGACATCATTAGGGCTTTGTGCGAGGACGGCACCTTCGCCGACGTCTTCCCTAAGGAGGCGTTTGCGTGA